The Prevotella herbatica genome contains the following window.
AAGGATGCCATAAGAGTGGCATGTATCGGAAACAGCATAACAGATGGTTATGGAATAGACATGGCAGAAGAAAAAGGATATCCAGCTATGCTTCAGAATCAACTTGGTGATAACTATAATGTGAAGAACTATGGAGTAAGTGCACGCACACTGATGAAGAAGGGTGACTTGCCTTATGTTAAAGAACTTGCTTGGCGTGATGCAAAAGCTTTCAATCCAAATATCGTGATTATTAAACTGGGAACTAATGACAGTAAACCAGAAAACTGGCAGTTTAATTCTACTTATCAAAAGGATTTGGAAGCGATGGTAGATACATTGAAATCACTTCCTGCAAAGCCTCTGGTGTATTTGGCAACTCCAATACCTGCTTTTAAAGGAACATGGAATATCAATGACTCTGTGATTGTGAATGGAATTATTCCTATTATAAAGAAAGTCGCTAAGAAAAAGAGATGCAAAATAATAGACCTCCACACTGAATTTTCTCAATATGGAGGTCTGGTTCAGGCAGACGGAATACATCCGAATGCCAAGGGTGCAGCCAAAATGGCTGACATAATATTTAATACCCTCTCTTGCGAGTCACAGAGAAAGATTGTCTGCGGAAAACAAAAATAGGAATAACGCAGCCGGCAACCATTCCGAACATTACCAATATAGTGAGCGTAGAGTTATGGAAGAAATCACCAACATTTTTGATTGTGAATTCTGAAGATTGTCTTACTATATTGATAGTGTTTATCACAGCTTTATAAGCAAATAAACCTGGAACCATAGGAAGAAGGGCAGGGAAAGCAAAACCTTCGGCAGGGTAGTGTAGATGCATTGCAAAAGGAATTGCTAGAAGTCCGATTGCGAAACCTGCTATAGTAGATGCTGAAACCTGATCAAGCATCAATGATGGTGAGTGCATCAGAAAATATCTTATGCCATGACCTACACATGCTAAGAATGCTGAATAGGCAAGAGCTTTGCGTGGTGGATTTGATATTACTGCAAATCCCAAACCGGCAATAGCAGCATACAATCCATCAGCGATAGCTGCCATTACTACATTCGGTCTGACGACCTTAGTAAATATACTTGCATCAATATTTAAAAGCATGACTGTTATCGAGATTCCCAACGCTATGCAAATAATAAGGAGAGTGGCGTTGGTGATTCTGGCTATTCCATTCAGAGCGTTATGGTCAATTATATCCATAACACCATTGATGAGTGGAACTCCTGGGACAAGGTATAACATTGATGTTCCGAGAGAAATATCTTCAGTACCTCCATGTATAAACAGAAAATCAGTTGCTCCAATCAAAGTACTGATAAATGAACAAATGGTGAATATTGCGAGAACATTCCATTTTCGTTTAGTGAGTTGTTGTCTGACGAAGAATCCTATAAATGTAGCAATCCAGACGATAGCCATAGACGTATAATTTCCGTCGAAAAGTCTACAGAAACATGCGTTAGCAAATGAAACAAGTATTAATACCGTCCATGGACTTTCACGTGGTTCACTAATCACTTTATTGAATTTTTTCCATAATTCAGAAAGTGATAGTTTTTTATCAACAGCTTCCCATGATAAATGTGATAGCTTCATGTTGATTTTGAAGTTCAGTCCCATAGACGGAGTCTTCTTCACGTAAGTGTATGAATGTTCGCGCCCTTCGTCATGCAAAGTTATGCTGATGGTTTTAGGGAACATCATTATGTTACACCAATATCCAAAAGACTTTGCGATACGTATCGTGTTGGCCTGGATACGTGATGTCTGAACTCCTACAGCTTCCAGAGTGGATGCGTACTCTGCAAGGAATATTGTTGTTTCTTTTAGACATTTGTGAGCTTCATTACTGATTTCAGTAGGCTCGCTTGATTGTGGAAAATTACTCATGAAAGTTTAATACCTATGTTATATATTATAATTCGCTGCAAAATTAGTAAAAATCTGCCAATTATGACATATAAATTACTGCCAATTTTGGCATATATGCTAATTGGCACATTTTTAGCATATAGTATGGCATATAAATATTAGTTTAAAATTTAAAAACATAAGAATTATGAACATTAAACCATTATCAGACAGAGTGCTGGTACTTCCTGAACCAGCTGAAGAAAAAGTAGGTGGAATCATCATTCCTGACACAGCTAAAGAAAAGCCACAACGTGGTAAAGTAGTAGCTGCAGGTTCTGGTACAAAGGACGAACCTATGATTCTAAAAGAGAATGATGTCGTGCTTTATGGAAAGTATGCTGGAACAGAATTGGAATATCAGGGTGAAAAGTATCTTATGATGCGTCAGAGTGATATACTTGCAGTTCTTGCAGAATAATTTAATGTGTAATTTTAATTTATAATAATCATGGCAAAAGATATTAAGTTTGATGTAGAGGCACGTGACCTCTTGAAGCAGGGTGTTGATCAATTAGCTGATGCAGTAAAAGTAACATTAGGTCCTAAAGGACGCAACGTAGTAATCGAAAAGAAGTTTGGTGCTCCTCAGATCACAAAGGATGGTGTTACCGTTGCAAAGGAAATTGAACTTGAAAATCATTTTGAGAATACTGGTGCACAGCTTGTAAAGAGTGTAGCC
Protein-coding sequences here:
- a CDS encoding co-chaperone GroES, with the protein product MNIKPLSDRVLVLPEPAEEKVGGIIIPDTAKEKPQRGKVVAAGSGTKDEPMILKENDVVLYGKYAGTELEYQGEKYLMMRQSDILAVLAE
- a CDS encoding threonine/serine exporter family protein; this encodes MSNFPQSSEPTEISNEAHKCLKETTIFLAEYASTLEAVGVQTSRIQANTIRIAKSFGYWCNIMMFPKTISITLHDEGREHSYTYVKKTPSMGLNFKINMKLSHLSWEAVDKKLSLSELWKKFNKVISEPRESPWTVLILVSFANACFCRLFDGNYTSMAIVWIATFIGFFVRQQLTKRKWNVLAIFTICSFISTLIGATDFLFIHGGTEDISLGTSMLYLVPGVPLINGVMDIIDHNALNGIARITNATLLIICIALGISITVMLLNIDASIFTKVVRPNVVMAAIADGLYAAIAGLGFAVISNPPRKALAYSAFLACVGHGIRYFLMHSPSLMLDQVSASTIAGFAIGLLAIPFAMHLHYPAEGFAFPALLPMVPGLFAYKAVINTINIVRQSSEFTIKNVGDFFHNSTLTILVMFGMVAGCVIPIFVFRRQSFSVTRKRGY